From the genome of Phytohabitans rumicis, one region includes:
- a CDS encoding S8/S53 family peptidase → MVGVGRNDGDPPEMQYLYRKKHILVREQYLEPARQILLRYSESIGVPRTRPTDVPDVERVVAGVRLLRLDGLETLDALRVIRDGEENLNIAGLGSGCAAPDYVVHISGDAANCPANEPEPVSAGGSPVPPPAADPGAGAGVKVLVIDTGLDNTMQPKAHWLHGVTGEQDRLVKAGPPRTLEPYAGHGTFIAGVVRSVAPRAEVRVLNYFPRAGATWESTLVQNLDRALHEEFPDIISMSAGTRAQNGGLLAFNVFWENRLSHYKGVALVVAAGNDGERSFFWPAASPYTVSVGALAPDGRSRADFSNFGGWVDVYAPGQDLVNAFPNGKFTYQEPPHVGRVEQFSGMAMWSGTSFSTPLVAGLIAARMSRTGENGRAAAAALLAQAREQAVPGVGAVLLP, encoded by the coding sequence GTGGTGGGCGTCGGCCGCAACGACGGTGACCCGCCGGAGATGCAGTACCTGTACCGGAAGAAGCACATCCTGGTCCGCGAGCAGTACCTGGAGCCGGCGCGCCAGATCCTGCTGCGGTACAGCGAGAGCATCGGCGTGCCGCGGACGCGGCCCACCGATGTCCCGGACGTCGAGCGGGTGGTCGCCGGGGTCCGGCTGCTCCGCCTCGACGGGCTCGAAACCCTGGACGCGCTGCGGGTGATCCGCGACGGGGAGGAAAACCTCAACATCGCCGGCCTCGGCTCCGGGTGTGCGGCGCCGGACTACGTCGTACACATCTCCGGGGACGCCGCCAACTGCCCGGCCAACGAACCGGAGCCGGTGTCGGCGGGTGGCTCGCCGGTCCCGCCGCCGGCGGCCGACCCGGGCGCGGGCGCCGGGGTGAAGGTGCTGGTCATCGACACCGGGCTGGACAACACGATGCAGCCGAAGGCGCACTGGCTGCACGGTGTGACCGGCGAGCAGGATCGGCTGGTCAAGGCCGGCCCGCCCCGGACGCTGGAGCCGTACGCGGGACACGGCACGTTCATCGCCGGCGTGGTGCGGTCGGTCGCCCCGCGCGCGGAGGTGCGGGTGCTGAACTACTTCCCGCGGGCCGGCGCCACCTGGGAGTCGACCCTCGTGCAAAACCTGGACCGGGCGTTGCACGAGGAGTTCCCCGACATCATCAGCATGTCGGCCGGTACCCGCGCGCAGAACGGCGGGCTGCTGGCGTTCAACGTCTTCTGGGAGAACAGGCTCAGCCACTACAAGGGCGTGGCGCTGGTGGTGGCGGCCGGCAACGACGGCGAGCGGTCGTTCTTCTGGCCGGCGGCCTCGCCGTACACGGTGTCGGTCGGCGCGCTGGCCCCGGACGGGCGCAGCCGGGCCGACTTCAGCAACTTCGGCGGCTGGGTCGACGTGTACGCGCCGGGCCAGGACCTGGTCAACGCGTTCCCGAACGGGAAGTTCACCTACCAGGAGCCGCCGCACGTCGGGCGGGTGGAGCAGTTCTCCGGCATGGCGATGTGGAGCGGCACGTCGTTCTCCACGCCGCTCGTCGCCGGCCTGATCGCCGCGCGCATGTCGCGCACCGGCGAGAACGGCCGGGCCGCGGCGGCCGCCCTGCTCGCGCAGGCGCGGGAGCAGGCGGTGCCGGGCGTCGGAGCGGTGCTATTGCCGTAG
- a CDS encoding aminotransferase class V-fold PLP-dependent enzyme yields MPVRRPVAARRRRDRLRHAGRDRSQVPARAARHRLPVRLGAARRAPRTAVPGPARGHLDGPDEYVIRPDARRFETWETNYAGKIGLGVAVDYALGWGLPAIESRVTALAALLRERLAALPGVTVRDEGVRRCGIVTFTVDGEPAERVRDRLAAARINTSVSPITYARYDLAARGLPDLVRASVHYYNTEDELDQLCTQLRQ; encoded by the coding sequence GTGCCAGTCCGCCGGCCAGTTGCCGCTCGACGTCGGCGAGATCGGCTGCGACATGCTGGCCGCGACCGGTCGCAAGTTCCTGCGCGGGCCGCGCGGCACCGGCTTCCTGTACGTCTCGGAGCGGCTCGTCGAGCGCCTCGAACCGCCGTTCCTGGACCTGCACGCGGCCACCTGGACGGCCCCGACGAGTACGTCATCCGCCCGGACGCCCGGCGCTTCGAGACCTGGGAGACCAACTACGCCGGCAAGATCGGCCTCGGGGTGGCGGTGGACTACGCGCTCGGCTGGGGCCTTCCCGCGATCGAATCCCGGGTCACCGCGCTGGCCGCGCTGCTCCGGGAACGGCTGGCCGCACTGCCCGGCGTCACCGTACGCGACGAGGGCGTGCGGCGCTGCGGCATCGTCACGTTCACCGTGGACGGTGAGCCGGCCGAGCGCGTGCGGGACCGGCTCGCGGCGGCCAGGATCAACACGAGCGTGTCCCCCATCACGTACGCCCGCTACGACCTGGCCGCCCGCGGCCTGCCCGACCTGGTCCGCGCCTCGGTGCACTACTACAACACCGAGGACGAGCTGGACCAACTGTGCACGCAGCTACGGCAATAG
- the egtD gene encoding L-histidine N(alpha)-methyltransferase, producing the protein MRLDIHLTEADQSRALRADARTGLTASPKWLPPKWFYDKCGSELFERITELPEYYPTRAERAALTAHAADIAAATGAKTLVELGSGSSDKTRLLLDALRRYGTLGAFAPLDVSEPALRAAATAIDADYPDLDVHAIVGDFTRHLDEIPAGEARLVAFLGGTIGNLVPAERAEFLSGLHAVLAPGEWFLLGTDLVKDPAALVAAYDDAEGVTAEFNRNVLYVLNRQLGADFDPEAFTHVALWDAEREWIEMRLRADRDMTVHIGELDLDVSFAAGEELYTEVSAKFRREGVFAELSAAGFAPLHWWTDPEGRFAVTLAQAQ; encoded by the coding sequence GTGAGGCTCGACATCCATCTGACCGAGGCCGACCAGAGCCGGGCGCTGCGCGCGGACGCCCGCACCGGCCTGACCGCCTCGCCCAAGTGGCTGCCGCCGAAGTGGTTCTACGACAAGTGCGGCAGTGAGCTCTTCGAGCGCATCACCGAGCTGCCGGAGTACTACCCGACCCGGGCCGAGCGGGCCGCGCTCACCGCCCACGCGGCCGACATCGCCGCGGCGACCGGCGCGAAGACGCTGGTCGAGCTGGGGTCCGGCTCGTCCGACAAGACCCGGCTGCTGCTCGACGCGCTGCGCCGGTACGGCACGCTCGGGGCGTTCGCGCCGCTGGACGTGTCCGAGCCGGCGCTGCGGGCGGCCGCCACCGCGATCGACGCGGACTACCCCGACCTGGATGTGCACGCGATCGTCGGCGACTTCACCCGGCACCTGGACGAGATTCCGGCCGGCGAGGCGCGGCTCGTGGCGTTCCTGGGCGGGACGATCGGCAACCTGGTGCCGGCCGAGCGCGCCGAGTTCCTGTCCGGGCTGCACGCCGTGCTGGCACCGGGCGAGTGGTTTCTGCTGGGCACCGACCTGGTCAAGGACCCGGCCGCCCTGGTCGCCGCGTACGACGACGCGGAGGGCGTCACGGCCGAGTTCAACCGCAACGTGTTGTACGTGCTCAACCGGCAACTGGGCGCCGACTTCGACCCGGAGGCGTTCACCCACGTGGCGCTCTGGGACGCCGAGCGGGAGTGGATCGAGATGCGACTGCGCGCCGACCGGGACATGACCGTCCACATCGGAGAGCTGGACCTGGACGTGTCGTTCGCGGCCGGCGAGGAGCTGTACACCGAGGTGTCCGCCAAGTTCCGGCGGGAAGGGGTATTCGCCGAGTTGAGTGCCGCTGGCTTCGCGCCGCTGCACTGGTGGACCGACCCGGAGGGCAGGTTCGCGGTGACCCTGGCCCAAGCCCAGTGA
- the egtC gene encoding ergothioneine biosynthesis protein EgtC, which translates to MCRHLAYLGPPVSLAALLLDPPHGLLRQSWAPRDMRGGGTINADGFGVGWFTPHGPVRYRRASPMWSDPGFAELARVVKTKATLAAVRSATVGMPVAEGACAPFGEGDWLFSHNGVVKGWPHSVAKLAERLPVTDLLTLEAPTDAALLWALVRHRLRGGADPAAALATTVAEVTAAAPGSRLNLLLTGGRRAYATTAGHSLSIQARTGAVTIASEPSDDDPAWQTVPDRRLLVADPLTYTVEDL; encoded by the coding sequence ATGTGCCGGCACCTGGCCTATCTCGGGCCACCTGTCAGCCTGGCGGCGCTGCTGCTCGACCCGCCGCACGGGCTGCTGCGCCAGTCCTGGGCGCCCCGGGACATGCGCGGCGGCGGCACCATCAACGCCGACGGCTTCGGCGTGGGGTGGTTCACCCCCCACGGCCCGGTGCGCTACCGGCGCGCGAGTCCGATGTGGAGCGACCCGGGCTTCGCGGAGCTGGCCCGGGTCGTGAAAACAAAAGCCACCCTGGCCGCGGTGCGCTCCGCCACCGTGGGCATGCCCGTCGCCGAGGGCGCCTGCGCACCGTTCGGGGAAGGCGATTGGCTCTTCAGCCACAACGGTGTCGTCAAGGGCTGGCCGCACAGCGTCGCCAAGCTCGCCGAGCGGCTGCCGGTCACCGATCTGCTCACCCTGGAGGCGCCCACCGACGCGGCGCTGCTGTGGGCGCTGGTGCGGCACCGGCTGCGCGGCGGCGCCGACCCGGCGGCCGCCCTGGCCACCACCGTGGCCGAGGTGACCGCCGCCGCGCCCGGCTCCCGGCTCAACCTGCTCCTGACCGGCGGCCGCCGGGCGTACGCCACGACGGCCGGGCACTCACTGTCCATCCAGGCCAGAACGGGCGCGGTGACCATCGCGTCGGAGCCGTCCGACGACGACCCCGCCTGGCAGACCGTTCCCGATCGCCGGCTCCTCGTGGCCGACCCCTTGACGTACACAGTGGAGGATCTGTGA